The Limnothrix sp. FACHB-406 nucleotide sequence CAACCCAATCACACCCTCATCCGTCCGACCGGGACACAGCACCCCATTCCGTAGGGGCGCAACGCTTGCCATGTGCTTCAACTTAACGGTTAGCTTGTTCAAAATCATCCCAATCAGGGTCGATTGAAACCCGTCAACCCTGTAGGGGCGTACGGCTGTACGCCCCTACCCGGATTTTCTCGGTCTTAAGTTGAAGCCAATGAACGCTTGCGCCCCCCGATGCTCATGCTTGCGATCTCGATCGCTTGCACCCCGACCGATCAAGTTGACTAATTTTGCTCGAAGGGTAAGCCAAAGACCGAGCAGAACGTTTTCTCAACCTTATAGCCCGAGTCGATCGTCTCCAGCGGATCCTTCCGCAGCCGGTGACGCAAGCAGAGCACAATTACCCGGCGGATGTCATCGACGGTTACTTGGGTGCGACCTTCGAGGGCGGCGATCGCCTTGGCGGCCCGGTTGGTCACGATGTCGCCCCGTAACCCGTCCACATCCAGCTCAGAACAAACCTGGGAAATTTGCACCCGCAAATCGTAGTCCAGCTCCACCGAGGGCAGCAGGTTCCGGGCGTTCACCAGCTTGGCTTGCAGGGCTTGCTGTTCCGTTTGGCAACGATCGAGGTAGCTTTGGGGGCTGCTGTCAAAGGCCGATCGCTCTTCCACAATTTGCACCCGCAGGTTCGGCTCCTTCACGGTGCGAATTTCCGCGTGCATCCCGAACCGATCGAGCAGTTGGGGCCGCAGTTCCCCTTCTTCCGGGTTGCCGGAACCCACCAACACAAACCGTGCTGGGTGGCGAATCGAAATCCCTTCGCGTTCCACCGTGTTCCAGCCCGAGGCCGCCGAATCCAGCAGCACATCAACCAAGTGGTCATCGAGCAGGTTCACTTCATCCACGTAAAGGATGCCGCGATTGGCCTTGGCCAACAGGCCCGGTTCAAAGGCTTTCACCCCTTCGGCCAGGGCTTTTTCAATGTCGATCGTGCCGCAAACGCGGTCTTCGGTGGCTCCCAAGGGCAGGTCAACCATTTGCACCTTGCGCTGCACCACGGGCAAGGACTGACCCGCCAACGCCCGATCGCGCACCTCGTCGCTCATCAATTCCGGGTCGCGGGGGTCGCTGTTGAAGGGGTCGCCGTCCACCACATCGATTTCTGGGAGCAAGTCGGCCAGGGCGCGAATCGTGGTGGATTTGCCCGTGCCCCGATCGCCAACGATCAACACACCCCCAATCTTGGGGTCAATGACGTTGAGCATCAACGCCAACTTCATTTCTTCTTGACCGACGATCGCCGTGAAGGGAAACACGGGCCGGCGGCGGGTTTCGGAACTGACAACGGTTGCGGTCACGGGCGTTTCAGGTAAGGTCGATTTTGAAGGGTTGGATCTTATGGGATCAAACTTGGGCGGGCCCTTGCGGCCGGCCGTCTTTCATTTTGCCATAGGGGTTGCGCTCCCAACGGGCGATCGGCCCGTTGGGGGAGGCTGATACCATGGACTGGTAACTTTTCAAAAATTTCGGCAAGGGCTGGGCTGTGGCTGCAACTTCATCTCCTTGGGTCTCGGTGGCACGCATGGTGGAAGAGCTGCTCTACTCAACTCGCCACCGGGCCACCCTGGGCCCGGCGGCACGGGGCCCAGCGGCCCGACGGGGGCGATCATCGCGCCCGGCCGGCTCGCCGCTGAATTCTCAACCCAGTCGCCCCCAGCCGGCTCGGCGCGATTCGCTGGATGATCCTTGGGCCGATGACCCCGATCGCTACGTGGATGAATATGCGAATCGATATGTTGATCGTGTCGATGATCATGTCGATCGCCCCGTAGACCAGTTGGGCGATCGATCCCTCAATCGCCGGCCACGCCCCAGCCACCATCCCCGTAAAACACGCCTCCGCCATCGCTACGCGGCCCGATCGATCATTACCCGGCGTTGGTTGCCTTGGGTTGCCGGTGGTAGCCTGCTCCTGCTGTCGGATTGGCAGCTAGGATCCGCCGCTGCGGCCGGTGGGGCCGTGGTTTGGCTGGTCTACCGTACCGAGCCGCGCCATTGGCAAGCCCTCGATCGACAGATTCAAGGTTGGTTGCGAGAACTGAACCGGGGCGAAAACGGCAAGCTGACCCTGGCCCTGGTGGGCGGTGGTGCAGCCATGCTGAGTACCTATGTGGCCGCGGCCGTCTTGGGAGAATCGACCGGCTGGTTGGGGGCGGCTACGGTGCTTCAAGGGTTTGGAACCCTGGGCGCATTGGCCCTGCTGGTGCGCCACTGGTTCGGCCAACCCACGATCGAGCATGATCGCCTCTTCCATCGGGCGATCGAGCGATTGAGCGATCGCGATCCCCTTTCCCAACTGGCCGCCGCCCGCCAACTGGGCCATCTGGCCGATCGGGGGCACTTGGATGCCACCCAAACCCGCACCGCCGCCGACTGTGTGCGGTTGCTGTTGCAACAGGGGTGCGATCGCCCCGTCCATGAAGCCGCTTGGGATACCTTGGCGGTGCTCGAACCGGTGGGCGCAGAACCCGGAACCGCCCGATCGGGACGATCAACCCAACCCGTTTTGGTGCGCTTGCCTCGGGTCACGGTTCGATCGCGCCAACCCTAATTCCCAGCGACCAAGCTGATGGGATCGGGGTGGAAGTTTCCCGGGTGTAACAGCGAATTCTTGAGAAAACTAGAAAATTTGAGAAAATTGCACCTGGTTCGTGTTTAAGGTTTCATGGGCTACCGTTTCCTGAAGATCGCGGCCAGCCCACATTGGCAGTCGATCGCAACCAGTTAAGATAGAAATACCAACTTCCATCGGGGTCACCTTCAATCGCGTTGCCAGGGTGCAACAAGCGCACGCGATTCCCGAGTTCTAAGCCTTGCACCAAAGGAGGCCTATGCTTCAAGACCCTAGAGCCGTCCGCCACTTTCAAAAAATCGCCGATACGATCGCTGAACTGTGGAATCGGGGCTACCGCTTTGACGATATGCGGATGTACCTTGACGGTTACTTGGCAGCCCTGCGTTATACCGAGTCCTTGGAAGCGTTTTCGATTAATCGTCTCGAAGAGGAAGCCACGCGCTATCTCTACGACCCATCCAACTACGATATGGTGCAACCTCAGCCGGATTTGGTTGAATAGCGCCGCTGACCGCGCTCCAATGTCACGATCCAATGTATTTGATGATTTGATGGGTGATTTGATCAGTGATTGGATTGTTGCAGTCACGTTCTCAGGAGATTGTTCCTAATCACGTTACTGGCATCATATTCCCCTCAAATCTTTTGCAACTTCCCTTTTGCAACTTCTCTCAATCGATTGTCAGTCAAATTAGGTGTTCAAATTCAGTTTTTCATCTCTTGTTGACTCGAGAACTCGATAACCCAAGTCATTGGGTTCATAGAAATAAGCGTGCTGCTTTCGTAGTCAAGTGATGTTTCAGCCCATGGGACTGAAATCAGGTTGGCTCAAGAATCTGGAGTAACAAGTTTCTCCTTGTCCTTGCTCTAGCATGGTGTTTTTAAAAATTGGTAGACTGATTGGGGCATCCTATGCAAAATGGGGATCCTGGTCAGTTTTTTTGTGGGCTGAATGAAAATTTGGTGAGTCCAGCTAGCTGCTTGTTTATGAAGTGGCTAACCGTTGGATTTTGATGACTTGACTTTGATGGCTTGATTTTGATGGCTTGATTGGGGTGGCTTGATTTTGATTGCTAAATTTTGATGGCTTGATCGGGGTGGTTTGATTTGGGTGGCTTAAGCAGGAAGACAAAGCGCATGGATGTGGTGACCTTAAAACCAGCCCGATCGCCCGATCGGGATTTGGTGCTGCCCTTAATTAGTCAGCTTTATGAGCATGAGTCCATTGAATTTGCGCTCGATCGGGTGGGGCCCGCGCTCGATCGGCTCCTGGCCCAACCGGATTGGGGCACGGTGCTTTTGATTCAGCCGGAAAGTGATCCCCAGCCCGATCGCCCCTCCATTGCCGGTTATGCCTTGTTGGCCTACCTTTACAGCCTCGAATTTGGCGGGATGGTGGCGCTGCTCGATGAGTTGTGGATTAGCGAAGCCTGGCGCGGCCAAGGGCTAGGGCGCAAAACCATGACGGCGATCGAGCAGTTCTGTGGCGATCGCGGGCTGGTGGCCCTGCGGTTGGAAGTGGGCAAAACGAACACAGTTGCCCGATCGCTCTATCAATCCTTGGGGTTCCAGGATCTCGATCGCGACTTTTGGACCAAGCGCCTCGGCTGAGGGCCGGGCTGAAGCGGTCTGTTTTCGGACTGCCGCACCATCCCTAGCTACTGTTGATTCGCCCTGTTGATTCGCCCTGTGATGTAGCCCTGTGATTTCCATCGACAATCCCCAACCGGCCACCGTCCAGATCCGATCGGCCCAGCCTGCGGATGTGGCGGCCCTCTTTCACCTGATTGAAGCCCTGGCCGCCTACGAAAAACTCAGCCACCAGGTCACCGGTTCCCCGGAAGCCCTGCGATCGCACCTGTTTGGCGATCGACCCTTTGCCGAATCCCTGGTGGCCGAAGCCCAGCCCACAGCGGGCGGCGCGGCCAGCATCGTCGGAATGGCGCTGTTTTTCTATAACTATTCAACTTTTCTGACCCGGCCGGGCTTGTATCTCGAAGATCTGTTTGTGTTGCCGGCCTATCGGGGCCAGGGTTTGGGGAAAGGACTCTTGCAGGCGGTGATCGATCGGGCCAAATCGCAACAGTGCGGGCGGGTGGAGTGGAGCGTGCTGGACTGGAATGCTCCGGCGATCGCGTTTTATGAGCACATGGGCGCAACGGTTTTGCCCGACTGGCGAATTTGTCGGGTGCTGTTGCCTGAAGCGATCGCCTGACAATCTGCTCACCAGCTTGCCCCGGCAAATTGTCTCGAGCGATCGGCCAATTAGTCCTGAATCTCAATGGGCGATCGACCCAAAAATTCATCCAGCTTGGCCCGCACCACCTGAATGTCTTGCCACATCAGCCATTTGGGGCTGCCCTTCTCTCTCGACTGATTTCGCAACAGGTAAGCGGGATGGAAAATGGGCATACAAAGCCGCCCTTCCCATTCCAGCCACTGGCCCCGAATTTTGGTGATCCCATCCTTGCGACCGGTCACGCCGCGCACCGCCGTGGCTCCGGTCAGCAAGATAATTTTCGGATCCACTAACCGAATCTGCTCCATCAGGTAGGGCCGGCAGGCCGCCGCTTCCTCGGGGGTGGGGGTGCGGTTGCCGGGCGGCCGACAGCGCACCACGTTGCAGATATAGACTTCCGTGGCCAGGTCAATGCGCACGGATTCCAGGATTTTTTCGAGCAACTGTCCCGATCGCCCCACAAAGGGCAACCCGGTTTCGTCCTCCGTTTGGCCCGGCCCTTCGCCAATGATCATGATCGGGGCCGTGGGCAATCCGCGACCGACCACCACATTGGTGCGACCGCCGGCCAGTTCGCAACGCTGGCATTGGCGGCAATGGGCAAACAGCGCTTCAAGGCTGTTGTAGGTTCCCGGTGGAATGGGTTGCCGACCGTCTAGGGGAATCCGTTCGAGGTCGATCGCGGGCGGAGGTGGGGGGGCCGGCGGTGCAATGCCCCCAAAATCGAACAGACTAATTTGCTCGCTCACGGGATCAGTGGCGGACACGATCAAACAACTTCCTTTTTCTTCCGGTGGCTAGAGTCCGGTGGCTAGAGTCCGGTGGCAACCCGTTTTTGTTGGTCGGGCTGACCTAGACGGCAGCGGGTTCCATTCCCAGGCGGGCCAGCAGTCGATCGAGATCGAAATGCTCACCCATCAAGTGGCGGATGCATTGAATTTTAATCGGTTCCTGCAAACGCACTTGCCCAAAGGCCCGATCGACAATTTCCACCGTGGTCAACGTGTCCAGATCCACCGTCAGCACCGGAACTTCCAACTCTTCGGCGCGGGCGATGATTGTCGGATCCGGCGGCACTTGCCCCGTCAGAATCAAGCAATGGGTTGAGGTTTCCAGGGCTGCGAATTGAATATCTGCCCGATCGCCCCCGGTCACCACGGCCATGTTGTTGCCCTTGCGGAAATACTTGAGGGCCGAATTCACGTTCATGGCCCCGATCTTCAGGTCTTCCACCATCAGTTCCAGGCGATCGCGGCAACAGAGCACTTCCGCATCCAGTTGGCGCACCAGTTCACCCACGCTGACACTCCGCAGCAGGGAGTTGCGCGGCAGCAGCCCCAAAACGGGAATGCCTTGGGACTCTAAAAATGGCCGCGCCACACCGTTCACCGCGTCCAGTTCCTTGGCAGGCAAACGGTTCAGCACCACGCCCGCCAGCCGATCGCCCAGCAGCTCCCGAGCGGCCATCAGCCGATCGACCGTCAGGGTGGGTTCATAGGAACAAACCAGCAACACAGACGCATCCAGCGTTCGCGCCGCTTGGGCCATGGATAGTTCAAACAAACTGCCCTCTTGCAAGGAGGCGGGCCCCTCCATCAGCACCAACTCAGCGCTGGTGTTGCCATAATCCTCCAGCAAGGCGCTGTAGTTGGTGGGGTCTTCCCCTTGCAACCGCTTGAGCACCGCATCGGAGGTTAGTTGTACCAGCGTCGGCAGCAGTCGATCGCTCGGGAGGTTCAATGTCTCGCGGATCAGCCGCACATCCGCATCTTCGCCATCCGTGGCCGTCATCAGGCCACCGAGCGGCTTCCCGTAACCGATCTTGATGTCCTTGGTGGCCAACAGATGAGCCAGCCCTAGCAATACCGCTGATTTGCCGCTGTACTCTTCCGTAGAACCGACGATCAAATGCCTGGGACGAAACGGCACGCTAAAACTCCTGTGTTGTGCAACAAACTGGGGCGAAATGAACCGTCTGCGGTTGGGGGAAATCGGTTGAAATCGGGGAACCGTAGCTCGATCGAAGGGCGATCGAAAAGGTTAGCGATCGTTGGCAGAACCGGCGGGGGTCTCTCGCTGCGTCACAGACCCGTTCAACAGATCCATCGGCCTTTGCGAGGGGGAAACTCCGCAACCCAGAACCGTGGGCGGTCTTCAGTATTCAGAACGTGATTCAGAACGTGAATTGACTTTCAGATGTCGTCAGATTTGAGGGGCGATTTTCAGGTGCGATCGACCCATCAAATCTGGAGGGATACCAGACATAGCAATCCTGTTAATGCAATTAAATCATTAATGTGTATTGCAGCGATTGCAACTGTCCATTACACCTGGTATGGAAGAGTAACGATTGTAACAAGTTGTTAGGGATTGTTTCCGCAGTTTTGCGCCCTGAGTCCCGGTGGGCTGAGGTGTTTGGGGATCGCTCTGCCGGGTCTGAGAATGGGTTTGGAAACCGACGGCCGGCCGCCGATGTGACCTGATCGCCCCTCTAGGGTTAATCATTCCCAAAATTTCCCGCCCATGGGCAGCTTCGAAGCAACCCAATTCAGGGTTTCCCGAACGATTTGGCGGACGATGGGGCTAAAGGGGGCATTATGCGATCGTTTCCTAACATTACCAAAAAAATAATGCCTGATTTAATGCCTGATTTCGGTTGAATGCCGAACTTACTGTTGAGCCTGATGCGGGATTTGGTTCTGGAATTTGGTTCTGGGATTTGATTTCGGTCTGATTTTGATTTGGCCAAAGCCTGATCGGGTTTCGCTGGTCAGAGGCTGAAGAGTGGATCTAACCAGCGATCGCCCCAATCTAAGGGCTAATTCAAGGCCCGATCTAGGGGCCAGACCGAAGGGCCCAGCAAGGGCCGATCGGGAGGAATATTTTAGCTCGCTTGATCCTATTCCAAATGGCTCAGAAGCTTGCGATAAAAGGCCTTTGAAAAATCCGTCACCCGCGTTTTTTTATAGTCAATTAACACATCAATTAGAAAGCTAATAAATTCAAAATTAGCCATGGACACTTCGTAGCTTAATTCTGCATTGCCATCAAACTGAATTCGACAGCGGGTTAGGTCGGCCGGCAGGGTGGAAACACGCCAGGTGGCCACAAAGGGAATATCGTCACCGCCTTCAATGCGACGTTTACCTTCGATCGATCCCTTTTGGTATAGCCCGATCGCAAAGGGCAACACGTTGCGTTTTGCGCCCTGATAGTAGGGCAGATAAACGCCAACGGCTCCCTTAGCAGCCGGTTCTAGTTTGTCCAACGACATGTGGCGTGGCCTCCTGTGGCCCGTGAGAGGATGACGAGACGATGGGGGGTGGTGACAGTATTGGGGCGATCGCGCCGTGGCCGTCAACCATCGGCAATTGCCGTATTTGCCATTATTGCCAAGCCAGACCCCTTCAACAAGGGGCGTTGGGGTCTCAAGAACTCCTCAAAAACTCCTCAAGAATGTCGTAAGAATACCGTTGATTCACCGGGCCCAAACTGCACCAATTGGTAGGATGGATCGCTTGCGTGATTTGGCCGCAAGCGGTCTAATGCTAGGGAAGATTGCCGTTGATTAACCCCAACTCATTACTTGCACCATCTTCCTGAATCATATGACGGAACCACTTCTTGACCGGGATGCTCTCGATCGAACCACGGCGGAATCGGGCGACCAGTGGGATTGGAGCGGTGGCCTCGAAGGGCGGCGGCGCAAGGCGGCCACCGCTCTCTTCGCCCTCTGGTCCACGGTGGTGATGTTGCACTATGCGGCTTGGGGGCCGGCCTTTGTGTGGGTGGTGACGGTGTTGGCGGGGGCCTATGTGCTGCGGGTGATGGCGGCTCCTCAGGCGGCGGTGACCGCGCGATCGACCGACCAACGCGCGGCGATCGCCCCAGATCTTTCCCGATCGCCGGTTGCTTGGGCGGCGGATGCTTGGCCTTCGGTGGCGGTGTTGGTGTCAGCCAAGGATGAGGAAGCGGTGATTGGGGCGCTGGTGAAACGCCTCTGCGCGATCGACTATCCAGCCGATCGCTACGAAGTTTGGATTATTGACGACGGCAGCAGCGATCGCACGCCCCAGGTGTTGCAACAACTGCAAACGGTTTATCCGCAATTGCGCGTTTTGCGGCGGCCGCCGGGGGCCGGGGGCGGCAAGTCCGGCGCGTTGAATGCGGCTGTGGCCCAGGCTCGGGGCGAAATTCTGGTGGTGTTTGACGCGGATGCTCAAATGCAGCCGGATCTATTGCGGCAGGTGGTTCCAGTTTTTGCCCGATCGAGCGTTGGCGCGGTGCAGTTGCGCAAGGCGATTGTGCAAGCGGAAGCCCTTGATGTTCATCCCGATCGCGACAACTTTTGGATTCGAGGTCAGCAGGCAGAAATGGCCCTCGACAGCCACCTCCAAGGACAACGGGCCCGCTTGGGTGGCGTGGGTGAGCTGCGGGGCAATGGTGAATTTATTCGGCGTGCTGCCCTCGAACAATGCGGCGGATTCAACGAAGCCACCATTACCGACGACTTGGATTTGGCCGTGCGGCTGCACCTGAACGGTTGGGATATTGAATGCTTAATGTTCCCGGCGGTTTTGGAAGAGGGTGTGACCCGCCTCAAGGCCCTGTGGCATCAGCGGAACCGCTGGGCCGAAGGGGGCTACCAACGCTATCTCGACTATTGGCGGGCGATCGCCGGGAATCGCGGTGGAGCTGCCAAAACCTTGGATTTAGCCGTGTTTTTGCTATTCCAATACCTCGTTCCCCAAATGATTGTGGCTGACTGGGTTGTGGCCGGCATTCGGGGCGATGGACCCGTGCTGACTCCGCTGGCTACGGCGGGGCTGTTGCTCTCGGCCTTGGGGATGGTTTTGGGGTTGCGATTGGTGGCGGCGGGCACCGAATCTCCCACCCATTGGGGCGATCGCCTGGTCAGTTGGTTGCGCACCCTCAGCAAAACCGCCTTGGGTTTGGTGTATATGCTGCACTGGTTCCCCGTCATTGCCAGCATGGGTTTGCGGATTGCGGTGCGGCCCAAGCAGTTGAAATGGGTGAAAACGGCCCACGCCGGTTCCGGGGAACTGGCGATCGAGCTAGATGATCTCGACTCCGACCATTCCTAGGCAGCGCACTAAGGGCGCACTTAAAGAGGGCATATGCTGGCAAATTGGCGCTTTTGGGTCATGGGTCTGATCGTGGGAATGGTGGCGGGATGTCGTGTGGACTGGAACGGCCCCAATGGCCAAGCAAAACCCCAACAAACCCTGACCGTTTCTGCGGCCGCCAGCTTGCAACCCGCCCTCACCACCCTGCAAGCGGAATATCGCCTGGTGGAACCCACGGTGCAGTTAAGCCTCAATTTCGGTTCTTCCGGTGCGCTCAAGCAGCAAATTTTGCAAGGGGCCCCCGTGGATCTGTTCATTTCAGCCGATGCCAAAACCATGGCGGAGTTGGCGGGGGCGGGCCTGGTGGATCCGGCAACCCAACGAGATCTGCTCTCCAATGAGTTGGTCTTGGTGGCCCGGCCCGGGGTTCCCCTGCGCAAGTGGCAAGATGTGGCTGGGCCGGAGGTGAAATTTTTGGCGATCGGGGATCCGGAACGAGTGCCAGTCGGTCGCTATGCCCGCGCCACGTTGGTGTCTTTGGATCTTTGGAGAGCCGTGCAACCGAAGTTGGTTTTGGGCCAGGATGCCAGACAGGTGTTGACAGCGGTGGTGACCGGCAATGCGGATGCGGGGGTGGTATATGCCTCCGATGTGCGTCGATCGACTGAACCGCCACTGGGTTTGGTGTTGGTGGGAGATGCGCCGCCGGGATCCCATCCGCCCATCACTTACCCGATCGCGGTGATGGCCAAAACGCGCCAACCGGCCGCCGCTCGCCAATTTGCTGACTGGTTGGGGAAACCCACCGCCCGATCGATCTTTGTCCGCTATGGGTTTGTGCCCCTGAGCTTGGGGAGTTCCTTACCCTTGCCGCGTCCGGTGGCTGCCCCTGAGCGATCGCCCGCCCACTCATGACCAGCCCCGCCAGTTGGGTGACCCAGTGGGATTGGTCGCCTTGGAGTTTGTCCGTGGGGGCGGCCCTGTGGGCCACGGGGTTGGCCGTGAGCTTGGGCTTGCTGATTGCCTGGGCGATGCTGTCCTGTCGGGAACCCTGGCGCAGTGCGATCGATACGGTGTTAGTGTTGCCGCTGGTGTTGCCGCCAACGGTGGTGGGGTTTGGGCTGTTGGTGTTGTTGGGTCGCCAGGGGCCGATCGG carries:
- the bchI gene encoding magnesium chelatase ATPase subunit I, with protein sequence MTATVVSSETRRRPVFPFTAIVGQEEMKLALMLNVIDPKIGGVLIVGDRGTGKSTTIRALADLLPEIDVVDGDPFNSDPRDPELMSDEVRDRALAGQSLPVVQRKVQMVDLPLGATEDRVCGTIDIEKALAEGVKAFEPGLLAKANRGILYVDEVNLLDDHLVDVLLDSAASGWNTVEREGISIRHPARFVLVGSGNPEEGELRPQLLDRFGMHAEIRTVKEPNLRVQIVEERSAFDSSPQSYLDRCQTEQQALQAKLVNARNLLPSVELDYDLRVQISQVCSELDVDGLRGDIVTNRAAKAIAALEGRTQVTVDDIRRVIVLCLRHRLRKDPLETIDSGYKVEKTFCSVFGLPFEQN
- a CDS encoding DUF6761 family protein — encoded protein: MLQDPRAVRHFQKIADTIAELWNRGYRFDDMRMYLDGYLAALRYTESLEAFSINRLEEEATRYLYDPSNYDMVQPQPDLVE
- a CDS encoding N-acetyltransferase produces the protein MDVVTLKPARSPDRDLVLPLISQLYEHESIEFALDRVGPALDRLLAQPDWGTVLLIQPESDPQPDRPSIAGYALLAYLYSLEFGGMVALLDELWISEAWRGQGLGRKTMTAIEQFCGDRGLVALRLEVGKTNTVARSLYQSLGFQDLDRDFWTKRLG
- a CDS encoding N-acetyltransferase family protein produces the protein MISIDNPQPATVQIRSAQPADVAALFHLIEALAAYEKLSHQVTGSPEALRSHLFGDRPFAESLVAEAQPTAGGAASIVGMALFFYNYSTFLTRPGLYLEDLFVLPAYRGQGLGKGLLQAVIDRAKSQQCGRVEWSVLDWNAPAIAFYEHMGATVLPDWRICRVLLPEAIA
- a CDS encoding uracil-DNA glycosylase family protein — protein: MSATDPVSEQISLFDFGGIAPPAPPPPPAIDLERIPLDGRQPIPPGTYNSLEALFAHCRQCQRCELAGGRTNVVVGRGLPTAPIMIIGEGPGQTEDETGLPFVGRSGQLLEKILESVRIDLATEVYICNVVRCRPPGNRTPTPEEAAACRPYLMEQIRLVDPKIILLTGATAVRGVTGRKDGITKIRGQWLEWEGRLCMPIFHPAYLLRNQSREKGSPKWLMWQDIQVVRAKLDEFLGRSPIEIQD
- a CDS encoding phosphotransacetylase family protein gives rise to the protein MPFRPRHLIVGSTEEYSGKSAVLLGLAHLLATKDIKIGYGKPLGGLMTATDGEDADVRLIRETLNLPSDRLLPTLVQLTSDAVLKRLQGEDPTNYSALLEDYGNTSAELVLMEGPASLQEGSLFELSMAQAARTLDASVLLVCSYEPTLTVDRLMAARELLGDRLAGVVLNRLPAKELDAVNGVARPFLESQGIPVLGLLPRNSLLRSVSVGELVRQLDAEVLCCRDRLELMVEDLKIGAMNVNSALKYFRKGNNMAVVTGGDRADIQFAALETSTHCLILTGQVPPDPTIIARAEELEVPVLTVDLDTLTTVEIVDRAFGQVRLQEPIKIQCIRHLMGEHFDLDRLLARLGMEPAAV
- the ebsA gene encoding type IV pilus biogenesis protein EbsA, with the protein product MSLDKLEPAAKGAVGVYLPYYQGAKRNVLPFAIGLYQKGSIEGKRRIEGGDDIPFVATWRVSTLPADLTRCRIQFDGNAELSYEVSMANFEFISFLIDVLIDYKKTRVTDFSKAFYRKLLSHLE
- a CDS encoding glycosyltransferase family 2 protein; the protein is MTEPLLDRDALDRTTAESGDQWDWSGGLEGRRRKAATALFALWSTVVMLHYAAWGPAFVWVVTVLAGAYVLRVMAAPQAAVTARSTDQRAAIAPDLSRSPVAWAADAWPSVAVLVSAKDEEAVIGALVKRLCAIDYPADRYEVWIIDDGSSDRTPQVLQQLQTVYPQLRVLRRPPGAGGGKSGALNAAVAQARGEILVVFDADAQMQPDLLRQVVPVFARSSVGAVQLRKAIVQAEALDVHPDRDNFWIRGQQAEMALDSHLQGQRARLGGVGELRGNGEFIRRAALEQCGGFNEATITDDLDLAVRLHLNGWDIECLMFPAVLEEGVTRLKALWHQRNRWAEGGYQRYLDYWRAIAGNRGGAAKTLDLAVFLLFQYLVPQMIVADWVVAGIRGDGPVLTPLATAGLLLSALGMVLGLRLVAAGTESPTHWGDRLVSWLRTLSKTALGLVYMLHWFPVIASMGLRIAVRPKQLKWVKTAHAGSGELAIELDDLDSDHS
- the modA gene encoding molybdate ABC transporter substrate-binding protein, whose protein sequence is MGLIVGMVAGCRVDWNGPNGQAKPQQTLTVSAAASLQPALTTLQAEYRLVEPTVQLSLNFGSSGALKQQILQGAPVDLFISADAKTMAELAGAGLVDPATQRDLLSNELVLVARPGVPLRKWQDVAGPEVKFLAIGDPERVPVGRYARATLVSLDLWRAVQPKLVLGQDARQVLTAVVTGNADAGVVYASDVRRSTEPPLGLVLVGDAPPGSHPPITYPIAVMAKTRQPAAARQFADWLGKPTARSIFVRYGFVPLSLGSSLPLPRPVAAPERSPAHS